Proteins found in one Schistocerca serialis cubense isolate TAMUIC-IGC-003099 chromosome 5, iqSchSeri2.2, whole genome shotgun sequence genomic segment:
- the LOC126482295 gene encoding uncharacterized protein LOC126482295 isoform X2 translates to MNHPSSGIHHKLHRTVVMNSKIIDLITPPQGKCLPTKKPVTSKPTRKLPGAASPSFLTKLLHLSEQYKYSENVHSEEKEEEDSLYDGESVLHSTSPNRDTVNRQETVSCTLLVKDDFGMLLENDDDDDVILQCTQKVEETINELKHKNFELPNASLSPCNIFRKSNMIQPDERAASNKHVANMVKVPSGKKDVSSELSPAPKPRRSRTPGSAKYYKYGQFIGYGSRKSPRTKKNLSESLTHQEIHDDSLESALQTLVDEDYSFLDTSAGSDVNKTTEINKKGSGKKKSVCDSPTERTDVTKVKTRQNDVRNLSNVCRLTSKTLEPKINERPNTKSRLGKPNKNSLDNHCTLLSESGDAFFETAALDDDIVNETELVNVLEIVESQAVTSSPPLRCTPEEIQRKRIEAKQKLAKKKLNSKTKTSLPSVIKPKR, encoded by the exons ATGAACCATCCGTCATCTGGGATTCACCACAAGCTTCACCGAACAGTAGTCATG AATTCCAAGATAATTGATTTAATTACACCACCACAAGGAAAGTGTCTCCCAACAAAGAAACCTGTCACCAGTAAACCAACAAGGAAGTTGCCAGGAGCAGCGTCTCCTTCATTTTTGACAAAATTGCTGCATCTCTCCGAACAGTACAAATACAGTGAAA ATGTGCACTCTGAAGAGAAGGAAGAGGAAGACAGTTTGTATGATGGAGAGAGTGTTCTTCATAGTACATCACCAAACCGTGATACTGTTAACAGGCAAGAGACAGTTTCATGCACTTTACTGGTAAAAGATGATTTTGGCATGTTgctagaaaatgatgatgatgatgatgtcatcctACAATGCACCCAGAAAGTGGAAGAGACGATAAATGAattgaaacataaaaattttgaGCTGCCTAATGCTTCATTATCACCCTGTAACATCTTTAGAAAGTCAAATATGATTCAGCCAGATGAAAGAGCAGCTTCCAACAAACATGTTGCAAATATGGTGAAGGTACCAAGCGGAAAGAAGGATGTCAGTTCAGAACTGTCACCAGCACCTAAGCCAAGAAGATCGAGAACGCCAGGATCTGCCAAATATTACAAATATGGCCAATTTATAGGCTATGGTTCTAGAAAGTCCCCAAGAACAAAGAAAAACTTATCTGAATCTTTAACTCATCAGGAAATCCATGATGACTCTCTTGAAAGTGCCCTTCAGACTTtggtagatgaagattattcttttCTGGACACATCAGCAGGTAGTGATGTGAACAaaacaacagaaattaataaaaaaggcagtgGCAAGAAGAAAAGTGTGTGTGACAGTCCTACAGAACGAACTGATGTTACTAAGGTGAAAACTCGTCAGAATGATGTAAGAAATTTGTCTAATGTTTGTCGCCTAACTTCAAAAACGTTAGAACCAAAAATAAATGAACGACCAAACACAAAATCTAGATTAGGGAAACCCAACAAAAATTCATTGGACAACCATTGCACTCTTCTATCTGAGAGTGGAGATGCATTCTTTGAAACGGCAGCTTTAGATGATGACATAGTAAATGAAACTGAATTGGTGAATGTATTGGAAATAGTTGAAT CTCAGGCAGTTACCAGTTCACCACCTTTAAGATGCACACCAGAAGAAATTCAGAGGAAAAGGATAGAAGCTAAACAAAAATTAGCCAAAAAGAAGTTGAATTCCAAAACAAAAACCTCACTTCCCAGTGTTATCAAGCCCAAAAGATAG
- the LOC126482295 gene encoding uncharacterized protein LOC126482295 isoform X1, protein MEDTLKSKHHSRRKRKSEKMTVRGSIKEDNTDRSGSCVLNQKCTSSHMRSPVLTESNSPGTEIQNCSQFIEHEPSVIWDSPQASPNSSHEQNSKIIDLITPPQGKCLPTKKPVTSKPTRKLPGAASPSFLTKLLHLSEQYKYSENVHSEEKEEEDSLYDGESVLHSTSPNRDTVNRQETVSCTLLVKDDFGMLLENDDDDDVILQCTQKVEETINELKHKNFELPNASLSPCNIFRKSNMIQPDERAASNKHVANMVKVPSGKKDVSSELSPAPKPRRSRTPGSAKYYKYGQFIGYGSRKSPRTKKNLSESLTHQEIHDDSLESALQTLVDEDYSFLDTSAGSDVNKTTEINKKGSGKKKSVCDSPTERTDVTKVKTRQNDVRNLSNVCRLTSKTLEPKINERPNTKSRLGKPNKNSLDNHCTLLSESGDAFFETAALDDDIVNETELVNVLEIVESQAVTSSPPLRCTPEEIQRKRIEAKQKLAKKKLNSKTKTSLPSVIKPKR, encoded by the exons ATGGAGGACACATTAAAAAGTAAACATCACAGTCGACGGAAAAGGAAATCTGAAAAGATGACAGTAAGAG GATCTATAAAGGAAGACAATACTGACAGAAGTGGTAGCTGTGTGCTTAATCAGAAATGTACATCTTCCCACATGAGGTCACCAGTATTAACTGAGAGCAATTCTCCTGGGACTGAAATACAAAATTGTTCTCAGTTTATTGAACATGAACCATCCGTCATCTGGGATTCACCACAAGCTTCACCGAACAGTAGTCATG AACAGAATTCCAAGATAATTGATTTAATTACACCACCACAAGGAAAGTGTCTCCCAACAAAGAAACCTGTCACCAGTAAACCAACAAGGAAGTTGCCAGGAGCAGCGTCTCCTTCATTTTTGACAAAATTGCTGCATCTCTCCGAACAGTACAAATACAGTGAAA ATGTGCACTCTGAAGAGAAGGAAGAGGAAGACAGTTTGTATGATGGAGAGAGTGTTCTTCATAGTACATCACCAAACCGTGATACTGTTAACAGGCAAGAGACAGTTTCATGCACTTTACTGGTAAAAGATGATTTTGGCATGTTgctagaaaatgatgatgatgatgatgtcatcctACAATGCACCCAGAAAGTGGAAGAGACGATAAATGAattgaaacataaaaattttgaGCTGCCTAATGCTTCATTATCACCCTGTAACATCTTTAGAAAGTCAAATATGATTCAGCCAGATGAAAGAGCAGCTTCCAACAAACATGTTGCAAATATGGTGAAGGTACCAAGCGGAAAGAAGGATGTCAGTTCAGAACTGTCACCAGCACCTAAGCCAAGAAGATCGAGAACGCCAGGATCTGCCAAATATTACAAATATGGCCAATTTATAGGCTATGGTTCTAGAAAGTCCCCAAGAACAAAGAAAAACTTATCTGAATCTTTAACTCATCAGGAAATCCATGATGACTCTCTTGAAAGTGCCCTTCAGACTTtggtagatgaagattattcttttCTGGACACATCAGCAGGTAGTGATGTGAACAaaacaacagaaattaataaaaaaggcagtgGCAAGAAGAAAAGTGTGTGTGACAGTCCTACAGAACGAACTGATGTTACTAAGGTGAAAACTCGTCAGAATGATGTAAGAAATTTGTCTAATGTTTGTCGCCTAACTTCAAAAACGTTAGAACCAAAAATAAATGAACGACCAAACACAAAATCTAGATTAGGGAAACCCAACAAAAATTCATTGGACAACCATTGCACTCTTCTATCTGAGAGTGGAGATGCATTCTTTGAAACGGCAGCTTTAGATGATGACATAGTAAATGAAACTGAATTGGTGAATGTATTGGAAATAGTTGAAT CTCAGGCAGTTACCAGTTCACCACCTTTAAGATGCACACCAGAAGAAATTCAGAGGAAAAGGATAGAAGCTAAACAAAAATTAGCCAAAAAGAAGTTGAATTCCAAAACAAAAACCTCACTTCCCAGTGTTATCAAGCCCAAAAGATAG